The following coding sequences are from one Fusobacterium varium window:
- the pnp gene encoding polyribonucleotide nucleotidyltransferase, whose protein sequence is MFDEKKVELELAGRTLSFSTGKIARQSCGAVMVQYGDTVLLSTVNRSKEPRKEADFFPLTVDYIEKFYAAGKFPGGFNKREGRPSTNATLTARLIDRPIRPMFPDGFNYDVHIVNTVFSYDEKNTPDYLGIIGSSMALMLSDIPFLGPVAGVVVGRKDGEFILNPTPAELEESELELSVAGTKDAVNMVEAGAQELDEETMLAAIMFAHENIKKICAFQEEFAKAVGKEKIEFTKKEVLPLVKDFIDENGMEKLKAAVLTLGKKAREEAVDNLEAELMEAFILQNYEGVAEEDLPEEVIDEFKLYYHDLMKKLVREAILYHKHRVDGRKTTEIRPLYAETDVLPIPHGSAMFTRGETQAVVITTLGTKEDEQLVDDLEKEYFKKFYLHYNFPPYSVGEVGRMGSPGRRELGHGSLAERALRYVIPSEEVFPYTIRVVSEITESNGSSSQASICGGSLSLMAAGVPIKEHVAGIAMGLIKEGEEFTVLTDIMGLEDHLGDMDFKVAGTKNGITALQMDIKITGITEEIMRIALKQAHDARMEILELMNNTIPEPAPIKSTVPRIHQMKIATDKIAVLIGPGGKNIKGIIEKTGATVDINDDGNVSIFAKDEETLNETITLVNSYVKDVEVGEIYKGRVVSITKFGAFMEILPGKEGLLHVSEISHERVANVEDVLKVGDVFDVKVISTDNGKISLSKKKI, encoded by the coding sequence ATGTTTGACGAAAAAAAAGTTGAATTAGAACTAGCTGGAAGAACACTAAGTTTTTCTACTGGTAAAATAGCAAGACAATCTTGTGGTGCTGTAATGGTACAATATGGAGATACTGTACTTTTAAGTACTGTAAATCGTAGCAAAGAACCTAGAAAGGAAGCTGATTTCTTCCCTCTAACTGTAGATTATATTGAAAAATTCTATGCTGCTGGAAAATTCCCAGGTGGATTTAATAAAAGAGAGGGTAGACCATCTACAAATGCTACTCTTACAGCTAGACTTATAGATAGACCTATCAGACCAATGTTCCCAGATGGGTTTAACTATGATGTACATATTGTAAATACTGTATTTTCTTATGATGAAAAAAATACACCTGATTATTTAGGAATTATAGGATCTTCAATGGCTCTTATGCTATCTGATATTCCATTCCTTGGACCAGTTGCTGGAGTTGTAGTAGGGCGTAAAGATGGAGAATTTATTTTAAACCCTACTCCTGCTGAATTAGAAGAAAGTGAACTTGAACTTTCTGTTGCTGGAACAAAAGATGCTGTAAACATGGTTGAGGCTGGAGCTCAAGAACTAGATGAAGAAACTATGTTAGCTGCTATTATGTTTGCTCATGAAAATATTAAAAAAATCTGTGCTTTCCAAGAAGAGTTTGCTAAAGCTGTTGGAAAAGAAAAAATTGAATTTACTAAAAAAGAAGTTTTACCTCTAGTTAAAGATTTCATTGATGAAAATGGAATGGAAAAATTAAAAGCTGCTGTACTTACTCTTGGTAAAAAAGCTAGAGAAGAAGCTGTTGATAATCTAGAAGCTGAACTTATGGAAGCTTTCATTCTTCAAAACTACGAAGGTGTTGCTGAAGAAGATCTACCTGAAGAAGTTATTGATGAATTTAAACTTTACTACCACGATTTAATGAAAAAATTAGTTAGAGAAGCTATTCTATATCATAAACATAGAGTTGACGGAAGAAAAACTACTGAGATTAGACCTCTTTATGCTGAAACTGATGTTCTTCCTATACCTCATGGATCTGCTATGTTTACAAGAGGAGAAACTCAAGCAGTTGTTATCACTACTCTTGGAACAAAAGAAGATGAACAACTTGTTGATGATTTAGAAAAAGAATACTTCAAAAAATTCTATCTACACTACAACTTCCCACCTTACTCTGTAGGAGAAGTTGGAAGAATGGGTTCTCCTGGAAGAAGAGAACTTGGACATGGATCTCTTGCTGAAAGAGCTCTTAGATATGTAATACCTTCTGAAGAAGTATTCCCATATACTATCAGAGTTGTATCTGAAATTACTGAATCAAACGGATCTTCATCTCAAGCATCAATTTGTGGTGGATCTCTTTCATTAATGGCAGCAGGTGTGCCTATTAAAGAACATGTTGCTGGTATTGCAATGGGACTTATCAAAGAGGGAGAAGAGTTTACTGTTTTAACAGATATCATGGGACTTGAAGACCACTTAGGAGATATGGACTTTAAAGTTGCTGGAACTAAAAATGGTATAACAGCTCTTCAAATGGATATTAAAATAACTGGAATTACTGAAGAAATTATGAGAATTGCTCTTAAACAAGCTCATGATGCTAGAATGGAAATTCTTGAACTTATGAATAACACTATTCCTGAACCTGCTCCAATAAAATCTACTGTACCTAGAATTCATCAAATGAAAATAGCTACAGATAAAATAGCTGTTCTTATTGGACCTGGAGGAAAAAATATTAAAGGAATCATTGAAAAAACAGGAGCAACTGTAGATATCAATGATGATGGAAATGTTTCTATATTTGCTAAAGATGAAGAAACATTAAATGAAACTATAACTCTTGTAAATTCATATGTTAAAGATGTTGAAGTTGGAGAAATTTATAAAGGTAGAGTTGTAAGTATCACTAAATTTGGTGCATTTATGGAAATCCTACCTGGTAAAGAAGGACTTCTTCATGTTTCTGAAATTTCTCATGAAAGAGTTGCAAATGTTGAAGATGTATTAAAAGTTGGAGATGTATTTGATGTTAAAGTTATCTCTACTGACAATGGAAAAATTAGTTTAAGTAAAAAGAAAATTTAA
- a CDS encoding patatin-like phospholipase family protein, which yields MKKIINILIIFLIIYMQITPTKSFSSTIHKKNSQVLEEDIEIKKLKEQINILNSKIKFLEKSKAVKLKKDKNSIKIGLALSGGGAKGLAHVGVLRVLEKNNIKIDYITGTSMGAVVGALYSIGYTPDEIEKLLLNTDWNSYISGELENKKVPLEQKVNNKKYAATIRYDKEFNLSLPKGIGNTEIIYLRLKKIFAGAEEINDFDKLPIPLRVVATDLNSGKAVALKKGDLARAVTASIAIPTILEPVEIDGNLYVDGLVSRNLPVEDALAMGSDIVIASDVGNEVKDNKDYNILSVLNQLVTIQSASSTQEQRNMATILISPDIQNYSATDTKKGKELVELGKKATLEQLYSIEKLPKREKKYQERMLENRIYIENIKYTDKIPENKREILNKLLEKYENRYLSYDELEEIMLKIYSTDFINKVYYDVQGTTLVLDAEINPANIFGVGASYSTGYGTVFNIGTEFSNTKKLGNTSSINAQFGDYLGISADNFFYYGVSNKIGIFANASYNEAPLYLYDKGKKIADYTSENLRFETGILTQYNNEILAAYGAAFNYTNLKQDTGFSWTEQFEYSKKYNEAFLKLSLDKTNGLMNPTSGIKGEFNYVWEGTWGNSNSNLYGPLYVVDGYIPLTKKLTLSYGMYGGVISGDNISIDQYVKLGGTRNNIKNKEFAFYGYEVHQKLVDEFLIGRLGLEYEILRNLYIGTKWNIGSYSEVKDKEDSMFGEKVPQMWSDYHQGFDLELKYTSLFGPIEFSLSKDNKDGEIISQFSIGYIFD from the coding sequence ATGAAAAAGATTATAAATATACTGATAATATTTTTGATAATATATATGCAAATTACACCAACGAAAAGTTTTTCTAGTACTATACATAAAAAAAATTCTCAAGTATTGGAAGAAGATATAGAGATAAAAAAATTAAAAGAGCAGATAAATATTTTAAATAGTAAAATAAAATTTTTAGAAAAATCTAAAGCTGTAAAATTAAAAAAAGATAAAAATAGTATAAAGATAGGCTTAGCTTTAAGTGGTGGTGGAGCAAAGGGACTTGCCCATGTTGGAGTTTTAAGAGTATTAGAGAAAAATAATATAAAGATTGACTATATAACAGGAACAAGTATGGGAGCTGTTGTAGGTGCTTTATATTCAATTGGATATACTCCAGATGAGATAGAGAAACTACTTTTAAATACTGATTGGAATAGCTATATTAGTGGAGAGTTAGAAAATAAAAAAGTTCCATTAGAGCAAAAGGTAAATAATAAAAAATATGCAGCTACTATCAGATATGATAAGGAGTTTAATCTTTCTTTGCCAAAGGGAATAGGAAATACAGAGATAATATATTTGAGATTAAAGAAAATTTTTGCAGGAGCAGAGGAGATAAATGATTTTGATAAACTACCAATTCCTTTGAGAGTGGTAGCAACTGATCTAAATAGTGGAAAGGCAGTAGCATTAAAAAAAGGGGATTTAGCAAGGGCAGTAACTGCAAGTATAGCTATACCAACAATATTAGAGCCTGTTGAAATAGATGGTAATCTTTATGTAGATGGATTGGTTTCAAGAAATCTTCCAGTTGAAGATGCTTTAGCAATGGGATCAGATATTGTAATAGCTAGTGATGTTGGGAATGAGGTAAAGGACAACAAAGATTACAATATTTTAAGTGTTCTAAACCAATTGGTAACTATTCAAAGTGCATCTTCAACACAGGAACAGAGAAATATGGCAACAATATTGATATCACCAGATATTCAAAATTATAGTGCAACTGATACTAAAAAAGGTAAAGAGCTAGTGGAGTTAGGGAAAAAAGCTACTTTAGAACAGCTTTATTCTATAGAAAAACTTCCTAAAAGAGAGAAAAAATATCAAGAAAGAATGCTTGAAAATAGAATATATATTGAAAATATTAAATACACAGATAAAATTCCAGAAAACAAGAGAGAGATTTTAAATAAGCTTTTAGAAAAATATGAAAATAGATATCTTTCATATGATGAGTTGGAAGAGATTATGCTAAAGATATATAGTACAGATTTCATTAATAAGGTGTATTATGATGTTCAAGGTACAACATTAGTATTAGATGCAGAGATAAACCCAGCTAATATATTTGGAGTAGGAGCTAGTTATTCAACAGGGTATGGAACAGTATTTAATATAGGAACTGAGTTTTCAAATACTAAGAAATTAGGAAATACATCTTCAATCAATGCTCAGTTTGGAGATTATTTAGGAATATCAGCAGATAATTTCTTTTATTACGGAGTATCAAATAAGATAGGTATTTTTGCAAATGCTTCATATAATGAGGCACCGCTATATTTATATGATAAAGGGAAGAAGATAGCAGATTATACAAGTGAAAATTTAAGATTTGAAACTGGTATTTTAACACAGTATAACAATGAGATATTAGCAGCTTATGGAGCAGCATTTAATTATACAAATCTTAAACAAGATACAGGTTTTAGTTGGACAGAACAATTTGAGTATTCTAAAAAATATAATGAAGCCTTTTTAAAATTAAGCCTTGATAAAACTAATGGATTGATGAATCCAACATCTGGTATTAAAGGAGAGTTTAATTATGTATGGGAAGGAACTTGGGGGAATTCTAATTCTAACTTATATGGACCTCTGTATGTTGTTGATGGATATATACCTTTAACAAAAAAATTAACTTTATCTTATGGTATGTATGGTGGAGTAATTTCAGGAGATAATATCTCTATTGATCAATATGTAAAATTAGGTGGAACAAGAAATAATATAAAAAATAAAGAGTTTGCTTTTTATGGATATGAGGTTCATCAAAAATTAGTTGATGAGTTTTTAATTGGAAGATTAGGTTTAGAATATGAGATTTTGAGGAATTTATATATAGGAACAAAATGGAATATAGGTAGTTATAGTGAGGTTAAAGATAAAGAAGATAGTATGTTTGGAGAGAAAGTTCCACAGATGTGGAGTGATTATCACCAAGGATTTGATTTAGAACTGAAATACACCTCTCTATTTGGACCGATAGAGTTCTCTTTATCAAAAGACAATAAAGATGGCGAGATAATCTCACAATTTAGTATAGGATATATATTTGATTAA
- the rimO gene encoding 30S ribosomal protein S12 methylthiotransferase RimO → MKFALISLGCSKNLVDSENFIGILVNKRGFEVTSELDQADIIIVNTCGFIGDAKKESIETILEVSELKETGNLKKIIVTGCLAQRYSEEILKELPEVDAVIGTGEIDKIEKVVDEILNDKKSVETSSMDFLANANTDRILTTASHTAYLKISEGCDRRCTYCIIPQLRGRLRSRTIEDILVEANNLVKSGVRELNLLAQETTEYGIDLYKEKSLAKLMKELVKIEDLKWLRTYYMYPDSVTDELIQVMKTEDKICKYFDIPIQHVSDSILQNMGRAKTGAHLKDILYRIRKEIPNATFRTSVIVGFPGETQEDFEELRDFLEEFQFDYVGVFKYSREEDTKAYDMDNQVPEEIKEERWVELTNLQSKIAENKNRGMLGQTVEVMIDGVSTESEYLLEGRTKGQALEIDGKVLTNDGTAKPGEIVKVKLEQNFDYDFIGPIVENEK, encoded by the coding sequence ATGAAATTTGCTTTAATAAGCTTAGGATGTAGCAAAAATTTAGTTGATAGTGAAAACTTTATCGGTATCCTTGTAAATAAAAGAGGATTTGAAGTAACTAGCGAACTAGATCAAGCTGATATAATAATAGTAAATACTTGTGGTTTTATTGGAGATGCTAAAAAAGAGTCTATTGAAACTATTTTAGAAGTAAGTGAACTTAAAGAAACTGGTAATCTAAAGAAAATTATTGTTACAGGTTGTCTTGCTCAAAGATATTCTGAAGAGATATTAAAAGAGCTACCTGAAGTAGATGCTGTTATTGGAACAGGAGAGATTGACAAAATAGAAAAAGTTGTAGATGAAATTCTTAATGATAAAAAATCTGTTGAAACTTCTAGTATGGATTTCCTTGCTAATGCTAATACAGATAGAATTTTAACAACTGCTTCTCATACAGCTTATTTAAAAATTTCTGAAGGTTGCGATAGAAGATGTACTTACTGTATTATCCCTCAACTTAGAGGAAGATTAAGAAGTAGAACTATTGAGGATATATTAGTTGAAGCTAATAATCTTGTAAAATCTGGAGTAAGAGAGTTAAATCTTTTAGCTCAAGAGACTACAGAGTATGGAATTGATCTTTATAAAGAAAAGTCTTTAGCAAAGTTAATGAAAGAACTTGTAAAAATAGAAGATTTAAAATGGTTAAGAACATACTATATGTATCCTGACTCTGTTACAGATGAGTTAATTCAAGTGATGAAAACTGAAGATAAAATTTGTAAATATTTTGATATTCCTATTCAACATGTTTCAGACTCTATTCTTCAAAATATGGGAAGAGCTAAAACTGGAGCTCATCTAAAAGATATTCTATACAGAATAAGAAAAGAGATTCCAAATGCAACTTTTAGAACATCTGTTATAGTTGGATTCCCTGGAGAAACTCAAGAGGATTTTGAAGAATTAAGAGATTTCCTTGAAGAGTTCCAATTTGATTATGTAGGAGTATTCAAATATTCAAGAGAAGAAGATACAAAAGCTTACGATATGGATAATCAAGTTCCTGAAGAGATAAAAGAAGAAAGATGGGTAGAACTTACTAATCTTCAAAGTAAAATAGCTGAAAATAAAAATAGAGGTATGCTTGGACAAACTGTAGAAGTTATGATTGATGGAGTTTCTACTGAAAGTGAATACCTATTAGAAGGAAGAACAAAGGGACAAGCCCTTGAAATAGATGGTAAAGTTCTTACAAATGATGGTACAGCAAAACCAGGAGAAATTGTTAAAGTTAAATTAGAACAAAACTTTGATTATGATTTTATTGGACCAATAGTTGAAAATGAAAAATAA
- a CDS encoding TSUP family transporter yields MFSLVEGASFSSFIFLGLACFFAAFIDAIAGGGGLISLPAFLASGLPAHVALGTNKIAACCSTIASSAKFAQSGKINWTMMKKLAGFSFVGAVLGVKTVVMIDSKYLYPIAIVLLLLVLVYTLHNKNLGEENQFKELTSQNIKYGIIMALVMGFYDGFFGPGTGSFLIFALIRIFKLDFTNASGNAKILNLSSNIASVIVFSYMGKVNLLYAFSMAAIMIVGATIGAKMAVTRGSKFIKPMFLIVTTIVLTKMIAESIFHIDISGLIKSYMSIFI; encoded by the coding sequence GTTGAAGGAGCTAGTTTTTCATCTTTTATATTTTTAGGTTTAGCCTGTTTTTTTGCAGCTTTTATTGATGCCATTGCTGGTGGTGGTGGACTTATTAGTTTACCTGCATTTTTAGCCTCTGGTTTACCTGCTCATGTAGCTTTAGGAACTAATAAGATTGCTGCTTGTTGCTCTACTATTGCAAGTAGTGCTAAATTTGCTCAATCTGGAAAAATAAATTGGACTATGATGAAAAAATTAGCTGGTTTCTCTTTTGTTGGTGCTGTATTAGGAGTTAAAACTGTAGTGATGATAGATTCTAAATATCTATATCCTATAGCAATAGTACTTTTACTTTTAGTTCTTGTTTACACTCTTCATAATAAAAATTTAGGTGAAGAAAATCAATTTAAGGAACTTACTAGCCAAAATATTAAATATGGAATTATAATGGCTTTAGTTATGGGATTTTATGATGGTTTCTTTGGACCAGGTACAGGTTCTTTCTTAATTTTTGCTCTTATAAGAATATTTAAGTTAGATTTTACAAATGCCAGTGGAAATGCAAAAATATTAAATTTATCAAGTAATATTGCAAGTGTTATTGTTTTCTCTTATATGGGAAAAGTTAATCTTCTTTATGCCTTCTCTATGGCTGCTATTATGATAGTTGGGGCTACTATTGGAGCTAAAATGGCTGTAACAAGAGGAAGTAAATTTATTAAACCTATGTTTTTAATTGTTACAACTATTGTTTTAACTAAGATGATTGCTGAATCAATATTCCACATTGATATTTCTGGACTTATAAAATCATATATGTCTATCTTTATTTAA
- a CDS encoding YggT family protein → MVLLFKIVDLLISVINTLIIIRVVLSWLSPNSNNGFTDLVYGLTEPILKPFRVLLPMGNLRVDLSPMVAYIFLSIIRRLVFNLLF, encoded by the coding sequence ATGGTTCTTTTATTTAAAATTGTTGATTTGCTAATCTCTGTTATCAATACCCTTATAATTATAAGAGTTGTACTTTCTTGGCTATCTCCAAATTCAAATAATGGATTTACTGATTTAGTTTATGGACTTACAGAACCTATCTTAAAGCCTTTTAGAGTATTGCTCCCTATGGGAAATTTAAGAGTTGACTTATCTCCAATGGTAGCTTATATTTTCTTATCAATAATAAGGAGATTAGTTTTTAATTTGTTATTTTAA
- the pgsA gene encoding CDP-diacylglycerol--glycerol-3-phosphate 3-phosphatidyltransferase, producing the protein MNLPNKLTFIRLVLAIPFIYFLQESGSVSAHLSLTYRLIAFAIFVIASLTDFFDGYLARKYNLVTDFGKLMDPLADKILVISALVLFVELKYIPAWMSIIVIAREFLISGIRMLAAAKGEVIPAGKLGKYKTTSQMIVILIMIIVGNQPYNFYLMMIPIILTLWSGWEYTSKAKHYFMNCK; encoded by the coding sequence ATGAACCTACCTAATAAACTAACTTTTATAAGATTGGTATTAGCTATCCCTTTTATCTATTTTCTTCAAGAATCAGGCAGTGTAAGTGCACATTTATCTCTTACTTATAGACTTATTGCTTTTGCTATCTTTGTTATAGCATCACTTACAGATTTTTTTGATGGATACCTTGCTAGAAAATATAATCTTGTTACAGATTTTGGAAAATTAATGGACCCATTAGCTGATAAAATTCTTGTTATTTCAGCCTTAGTTCTATTTGTTGAATTAAAATATATTCCAGCTTGGATGTCTATTATTGTAATAGCTAGAGAGTTTTTAATCAGTGGAATTAGAATGTTAGCTGCTGCTAAAGGAGAAGTTATTCCTGCTGGTAAATTGGGAAAATATAAGACTACTAGCCAGATGATTGTAATTTTGATTATGATAATTGTTGGAAATCAACCATATAATTTCTATTTAATGATGATACCTATAATTTTGACTCTTTGGTCTGGTTGGGAATATACATCTAAAGCTAAACATTATTTTATGAATTGTAAATAA